Proteins found in one bacterium genomic segment:
- a CDS encoding efflux RND transporter permease subunit: protein MTIPDFSVKRRVTIAMFALILVVMGIWSLWTLGLDLLPDIEFPMVTVTTVYAGAAGEEIEKTVTEPLEGYVGTVSNLKKVHSVSRENISILMLEFEWGTNIDFAAQDVRASLDEAIGLLPEDVRRPYVSKFDIGQMPIMSIHFVGMEDTKALRELIEDKLAAPLKRLEGVASVLVMGGDEREVHVYLDALKMHELHISPSDISSALAAHNMNMPAGNIDIGQKEYLLRTIGEFKSVEEVEDIVIGATPFGQPIHLREIAEVEDGLVEKNSYIRGNGEEGVLMMIFKQSRSNSVSVGGDVKRAIEELMVNIPDNISYGFGMDMHDWIIRTSVATGSTAIIGGLLAILMIWIFLRNWRPTFAISIAIPLSVIATFIPLKLAGYTLNIMTIGGMALGVGMLVDNAVVVIENIYRNIEMGKIRSEAAKDGANQVAMAITASTLTTIVVFLPMVFSSGLAGQLTRGLALTVSFALICSLIVALSIVPMIASILFKKQGKHNKHKEGFFSKLRLKYRSVLRWSVNHKGLMTLFLLAGLVITALTFKFIGTEFFPKSDDDMLIVRMKLPVGTKLSVTDEKIQILENILFDIPEVNQAMTMVGSNSQMTFGPENSNESMVMIVLDANRKKTQAEITKEIKSRFPDYEGIKLQFSQINMMSSGKGDIDIKVFGDDLDKLRDYSLEIVELTKDIPGLEDVRSSVEQGKPEIEIRINKEKASRLGVPTYLLASQITTLTLGSVSTRLRDKAGEETDIRVRLREDQRDEIEKIKNLPISTPMGIVPLKEVADFVECKGPLQIEHESQTRLVHVYGNRRGRDVGGIVKDIKAQIAPLVKNFEPGYDFNISGEQEDMQDAFKDLAIALLLAIVLVYAIMAALFESLIQPLVIMITLPLAAIGVVWIFLLSGSALSVVSFVGVIILAGIVVNNGIVLVDHINKLRVSGLRMKDAIIQGGFDRMRPVLITALTTIFGMIPMAFSSGDGAEMRAPIALTVIGGLITATVFTLLYVPIFYSVADKFSRKAQKNLVSVVHGEDEATKIAIDTDSCDI from the coding sequence TGCCATGTTCGCGCTTATCCTTGTTGTTATGGGGATTTGGTCTCTATGGACTCTCGGACTCGATCTTCTCCCGGATATAGAATTTCCGATGGTTACAGTCACAACAGTCTACGCTGGCGCCGCAGGAGAGGAAATAGAAAAAACTGTTACAGAACCTCTCGAAGGCTATGTCGGCACGGTTAGCAATCTTAAAAAAGTGCATTCTGTTTCTCGAGAGAATATCTCAATTCTTATGCTCGAATTCGAATGGGGCACGAATATCGATTTTGCCGCACAGGATGTTCGAGCTTCGCTCGACGAGGCAATAGGTCTTCTACCCGAAGACGTTCGAAGACCTTACGTATCGAAATTTGACATCGGACAAATGCCAATTATGTCAATCCATTTCGTCGGAATGGAGGATACAAAAGCTCTTCGAGAATTAATAGAAGACAAATTAGCCGCTCCCCTTAAACGACTCGAGGGAGTTGCTAGTGTTCTTGTTATGGGTGGAGATGAAAGAGAAGTTCATGTCTATCTCGATGCTTTGAAAATGCACGAGTTGCACATTTCACCTTCAGATATCAGTTCGGCATTGGCCGCACACAACATGAATATGCCGGCCGGAAATATCGATATAGGGCAAAAAGAATATTTGCTTCGCACAATAGGAGAATTTAAAAGCGTTGAAGAGGTAGAAGATATTGTCATTGGTGCGACACCGTTCGGACAACCGATTCATCTTCGTGAAATAGCCGAAGTCGAGGACGGTCTAGTCGAGAAAAATTCATACATACGCGGGAACGGCGAAGAAGGCGTCTTGATGATGATATTCAAGCAGTCGCGTTCGAATAGCGTTTCCGTCGGTGGAGATGTCAAAAGGGCTATCGAAGAGCTTATGGTCAACATACCGGATAATATTAGCTATGGATTCGGCATGGATATGCATGACTGGATTATTCGCACCTCGGTTGCTACAGGATCTACTGCAATTATCGGCGGTTTATTGGCGATATTGATGATTTGGATATTCCTGCGCAACTGGCGCCCGACTTTTGCGATTTCGATTGCTATTCCACTCTCTGTTATCGCAACGTTTATACCGCTTAAATTAGCTGGATACACACTTAACATAATGACTATTGGAGGAATGGCCTTGGGAGTAGGTATGCTCGTTGACAACGCGGTTGTTGTTATCGAGAATATATACAGAAATATCGAGATGGGTAAGATTAGGAGCGAAGCCGCTAAGGACGGTGCCAATCAGGTTGCTATGGCCATTACTGCAAGCACGCTCACGACAATTGTCGTATTTTTGCCGATGGTATTCTCATCGGGACTCGCGGGTCAGCTTACGCGCGGATTAGCTCTTACTGTTTCGTTTGCACTGATTTGTAGTCTTATCGTAGCACTTTCAATTGTTCCAATGATAGCCTCGATCCTTTTCAAGAAACAGGGCAAACATAATAAGCATAAAGAGGGTTTCTTCTCGAAGTTACGTTTGAAATATAGATCGGTTTTACGCTGGAGCGTCAATCACAAGGGTTTGATGACGCTGTTCCTATTGGCTGGGCTTGTGATTACGGCTTTGACTTTCAAATTCATTGGAACGGAGTTCTTCCCGAAATCCGATGACGATATGTTGATTGTCAGGATGAAACTTCCAGTTGGAACAAAACTATCAGTTACCGATGAAAAGATTCAGATTCTGGAAAATATCCTATTCGATATACCCGAAGTCAACCAAGCTATGACAATGGTCGGTTCGAATTCACAGATGACTTTTGGACCAGAGAACTCGAACGAATCAATGGTGATGATTGTTCTCGACGCAAATCGCAAAAAGACACAGGCTGAAATAACTAAGGAAATCAAATCTCGTTTTCCTGATTATGAAGGAATCAAGCTTCAATTCAGCCAGATAAACATGATGAGTTCCGGTAAAGGCGATATAGATATTAAGGTTTTCGGCGACGATCTGGATAAACTTAGGGATTACTCTCTTGAAATAGTCGAATTAACAAAGGATATCCCCGGTCTTGAAGATGTTCGATCAAGTGTGGAACAAGGTAAACCGGAAATCGAGATCAGAATTAACAAAGAAAAGGCATCGCGACTTGGTGTTCCGACTTACCTTCTTGCAAGTCAAATTACTACCCTTACACTAGGCAGTGTATCGACACGACTACGCGATAAGGCTGGTGAGGAGACGGATATCCGCGTTAGGCTTAGGGAAGATCAGCGGGATGAAATAGAAAAGATAAAAAATCTACCGATTTCCACACCGATGGGCATAGTCCCGCTTAAAGAGGTTGCGGATTTCGTCGAGTGTAAAGGCCCCTTACAAATCGAGCACGAGAGTCAGACAAGACTTGTTCATGTTTATGGTAACCGTCGGGGCAGGGATGTCGGCGGTATCGTAAAGGACATCAAGGCGCAAATCGCTCCGTTGGTTAAGAACTTTGAACCCGGATATGATTTCAATATTTCCGGTGAACAGGAGGATATGCAGGACGCCTTCAAGGACCTTGCGATTGCACTCCTTCTTGCCATTGTGCTTGTATATGCGATTATGGCCGCGCTTTTCGAATCGCTCATTCAGCCTTTAGTGATTATGATTACGCTTCCGCTTGCGGCAATTGGTGTTGTATGGATTTTCCTTCTTTCCGGTTCGGCACTTTCCGTTGTTTCTTTCGTAGGTGTTATTATTCTTGCGGGTATTGTGGTGAATAACGGGATCGTGCTTGTCGATCATATAAATAAGCTTAGGGTTTCCGGTCTCCGCATGAAGGATGCTATAATTCAAGGTGGATTTGACAGGATGAGACCGGTTCTTATCACGGCGTTGACAACGATATTCGGTATGATCCCGATGGCGTTTTCCTCCGGCGATGGCGCCGAGATGCGCGCGCCGATAGCGCTTACGGTTATCGGTGGGCTGATCACGGCTACGGTTTTTACATTGCTATACGTCCCAATTTTCTATTCTGTTGCGGATAAATTCTCTAGGAAAGCACAGAAAAATTTGGTTTCTGTAGTTCATGGTGAAGATGAAGCAACCAAAATAGCTATCGATACCGATAGCTGTGATATTTAA